The following proteins are encoded in a genomic region of Oncorhynchus gorbuscha isolate QuinsamMale2020 ecotype Even-year linkage group LG11, OgorEven_v1.0, whole genome shotgun sequence:
- the rnf185 gene encoding E3 ubiquitin-protein ligase RNF185 produces the protein MASAAPPPAAASTATENPIPGSSSSTAGEGGNQDSTFECNICLDTSKDAVISLCGHLFCWPCLHQWLETRPNRQVCPVCKAGISREKVIPLYGRGSTGQQDPRERTPPRPQGQRPEPENRGGFQGFGFGDGGFQMSFGIGAFPFGIFATAFNINDGRPPPAAPGTPQHMDEQFLSRLFLFVALVIMFWLLIA, from the exons ATGGCTAGCGCTGCCCCTCCACCAGCAGCTGCTTCGACTGCCACTGAGAACCCCATCCCCGGCTCCAGCAGCTCGACAGCGGGGGAGGGTGGGAACCAGGACAGCACATTCGAATGCAACATCTGCCTGGACACCTCCAAGGATGCAGTGATCAGTCTGTGTGGGCATCTCTTTTG TTGGCCCTGCTTACATCAG TGGTTGGAGACCAGACCTAACAGACAAGTGTGTCCAGTATGCAAAGCAGGCATCAGTCGAGAGAAAGTCATCCCACTATATGGCAGGGGAAGTACGGGCCAACAGGACCCAAG GGAGCGAACGCCTCCTCGACCACAAGGACAGAGGCCAGAGCCTGAAAATCGTGGT GGATTTCAGGGTTTTGGTTTTGGAGATGGAGGATTCCAGATGTCTTTTGGCATTGGTGCCTTTCCATTTGGCATTTTTGCTACAGCTTTTAACATCAATGATGGAAGACCACCCCCAG ctgccccTGGAACCCCTCAGCACATGGATGAACAGTTCCTGTCTCGACTCTTTCTATTTGTTGCTCTGGTGATCATGTTTTGGCTGCTAATTGCATAA
- the LOC124048805 gene encoding chemerin-like receptor 1, producing the protein MEDFDYTEYGEDYTAFNETYENTSVSGSVTFNHPRSFSVETVINILISLLGLSGNAIVIWISGFKMRTSVNTTWYLSLAISDFLFCVCLPFNIVYMVTSHWPFGLVMCKLTSSAMFLNMFSSVFLLVLISVDRCVSITFPVWAQNNRTIPRASGVVVLVWALSAALTVPSLVYRQTKTHGADTLCYTDYQSGHKAVALSRFVCGFVIPLLIIVFCYSVIFVQLRSRPMKSTKPVKVMTVLIVSFFVCWVPYYTFVLLELNLGNHSLEMLYTWLKVGSTMAAANSFLNPILYVLMGHDFRQTLKRSVLWKIENAMAEDGRTGGRNLSKSGSFESKAFTHV; encoded by the coding sequence ATGGAGGATTTTGACTATACAGAATATGGAGAAGATTATACTGCCTTCAATGAAACATATGAAAACACCTCTGTGagtggctcagtgactttcaaccatCCCAGGTCCTTTTCAGTGGAAACTGTAATCAATATCCTTATATCACTACTGGGTCTCAGTGGAAATGCTATAGTAATTTGGATCTCTGGCTTCAAGATGAGAACATCGGTCAACACCACTTGGTACCTCAGTCTGGCCATCTCAGACTTTctgttctgtgtctgtctgcccttTAACATTGTATACATGGTCACCTCACACTGGCCCTTTGGGCTGGTCATGTGTAAGCTGACCTCCTCCGCTATGTTCCTCAACATGTTCAGCAGCGTCTTCCTGCTGGTTCTGATCAGTGTTGACCGCTGTGTGTCAATCACTTTTCCTGTCTGGGCTCAGAACAACCGGACCATACCCAGAGCATCCGGAGTGGTCGTCCTCGTGTGGGCCCTCTCTGCTGCCCTGACTGTACCCTCACTGGTCTACCGCCAGACCAAAACACACGGGGCTgatacactgtgctatactgatTATCAGTCTGGGCACAAGGCAGTGGCTCTGAGTCGATTTGTCTGTGGCTTTGTGATTCCTCTTTTGATTATAGTCTTCTGCTACTCAGTTATCTTTGTGCAGCTCAGGAGTCGCCCCATGAAATCCACTAAACCTGTCAAGGTAATGACTGTCCTCATTGTGTCCTTCTTCGTTTGCTGGGTGCCCTATTACACTTTTGTCCTGTTGGAGTTGAACTTGGGGAATCACAGCCTTGAGATGCTCTACACTTGGCTGAAGGTGGGCAGCACAATGGCTGCAGCAAACAGTTTCCTTAACCccatactgtatgtgttaatggGTCATGACTTTCGGCAAACCCTAAAGAGGTCTGTTCTGTGGAAGATAGAAAATGCAATGGCAGAAGATGGGCGTACAGGTGGACGTAACCTCTCAAAGTCTGGGTCTTTTGAGAGCAAAGCTTTCACACACGTCTGA